The Agromyces atrinae genome window below encodes:
- a CDS encoding FecCD family ABC transporter permease produces the protein MVSDTLTPVPARPGGGRTTLVVAILAVALVALAVISAGTGQLHVPPMEVLGSIARRFGLEIGPAPTHPNGDDALWNIRFPRVFMAIVIGAALAVAGLLMQAIFGNPLAEPGVVGVSGGAALGASATIVFGWSFFGEWTIAVTAFIAGLAATLLVYFMSRAAGRTEVVTLVLTGIAVNAFTGAGLAFLTFLGDTAAREQIVFWQLGSLNGSRWQQLAIIAPVIAVSIVFAFFVARTLDLLSLGEKSARHLGVNVERLRIVVIVVVALLVAAAVAFAGIIAFVGLVIPHLMRMLIGPAHLPLMLASTLGGATLLLAADLVARTAIPMADLPIGMLTSLVGGPFFFWLLRRARKRAGGWG, from the coding sequence ATCGTGTCCGACACCCTCACCCCTGTTCCCGCGCGCCCCGGCGGCGGTCGCACGACCCTCGTCGTCGCGATCCTCGCCGTGGCCCTCGTGGCGCTCGCGGTGATCTCGGCGGGAACGGGCCAGCTGCATGTGCCGCCCATGGAGGTGCTCGGCTCGATCGCGCGGCGCTTCGGTCTCGAGATCGGCCCGGCCCCGACGCATCCGAATGGCGATGACGCGCTCTGGAACATCCGCTTCCCCCGCGTCTTCATGGCGATCGTCATCGGAGCGGCCCTCGCCGTAGCCGGCCTCCTCATGCAGGCGATCTTCGGCAACCCGCTCGCCGAACCGGGCGTCGTCGGCGTCTCGGGCGGTGCCGCGCTCGGCGCTTCGGCCACGATCGTCTTCGGCTGGAGCTTCTTCGGCGAGTGGACGATCGCCGTCACGGCGTTCATCGCCGGTCTCGCCGCGACACTGCTCGTCTACTTCATGAGTCGCGCGGCCGGCCGAACCGAGGTCGTGACCCTCGTGCTCACGGGTATCGCCGTCAACGCGTTCACCGGCGCGGGCCTCGCGTTCCTCACCTTCCTCGGCGACACCGCCGCCCGCGAGCAGATCGTGTTCTGGCAGCTCGGAAGCCTCAACGGCTCACGCTGGCAGCAACTCGCGATCATCGCGCCGGTCATCGCCGTGTCGATCGTGTTCGCGTTCTTCGTCGCGCGCACCCTCGACCTGCTCTCGCTCGGCGAGAAGAGCGCACGCCACCTCGGCGTGAACGTCGAGCGCCTCCGCATCGTCGTCATCGTCGTCGTCGCCCTCCTCGTGGCCGCGGCCGTCGCGTTCGCGGGCATCATCGCGTTCGTCGGCCTCGTGATCCCGCACCTCATGCGCATGCTCATCGGCCCCGCGCATCTCCCGCTCATGCTCGCGTCGACGCTCGGCGGAGCGACGCTGCTTCTCGCCGCCGACCTCGTCGCCCGCACGGCGATCCCCATGGCCGACCTGCCGATCGGCATGCTCACGTCGCTCGTCGGCGGACCGTTCTTCTTCTGGCTCCTGCGGCGTGCACGCAAGCGCGCGGGCGGGTGGGGCTGA
- a CDS encoding heme/hemin ABC transporter substrate-binding protein has translation MRLSSRRRWLGATVVIALAATLTACSTGPTTNAGSSACDNPTSGIPLADLELTAHPRELTGPATACIEDPDIEPITDDAESQLPVTVVDNQGTEVTITDTSRILALDMYGSLAATVFALGLGDQVVGRDTSTGFPAAADLPLVTQNGHELSGEAILDLAPTVILTDSTIGPWDVILQMRDSGIPVVVLSPERNLDNIDDLVTGVAEALGVPDEGGALNEKLATDLSTTIADIAAITPSDPADKVRIMFLYVRGNAGIYYLFGEGSGADSLISSINAIDVATEIGWKGMRPMTAEALVDAAPDVLVMMTKGLESVDGIDGLLERIPAVAETPAGENRRIVDMSDYEIMSFGPRTADVLDALARAVYAPGDSTD, from the coding sequence ATGCGCCTCTCTTCTCGACGTCGGTGGCTCGGTGCCACCGTCGTCATCGCCCTCGCCGCAACGCTCACCGCGTGCTCGACAGGCCCGACCACGAACGCCGGTTCGAGCGCGTGCGACAACCCCACCTCCGGCATCCCTCTCGCTGATCTCGAACTCACCGCGCACCCGCGCGAACTCACCGGGCCAGCCACCGCGTGCATCGAGGACCCCGACATCGAACCGATCACCGACGACGCCGAGTCGCAGCTGCCGGTGACCGTCGTCGACAATCAGGGCACCGAGGTCACGATCACCGACACGAGCCGCATCCTCGCGCTCGACATGTACGGCTCGCTCGCGGCGACGGTCTTCGCGCTCGGCCTCGGCGACCAGGTCGTCGGCCGCGACACCTCGACGGGCTTCCCTGCCGCCGCCGACCTCCCGCTCGTGACGCAGAACGGCCACGAGCTCTCGGGCGAAGCGATCCTCGACCTCGCTCCGACCGTCATCCTCACCGACTCGACGATCGGCCCGTGGGACGTCATCCTGCAGATGCGCGATTCCGGCATCCCCGTCGTCGTGCTCTCCCCCGAGCGCAACCTCGACAACATCGACGATCTCGTCACCGGCGTCGCCGAGGCTCTCGGCGTGCCCGACGAAGGGGGCGCGCTCAACGAGAAGCTCGCGACCGACCTGTCGACGACGATCGCCGACATCGCCGCGATCACGCCGAGCGACCCCGCCGACAAGGTGCGGATCATGTTCCTCTACGTGCGCGGCAACGCGGGCATCTACTACCTGTTCGGCGAGGGATCGGGCGCCGATTCGCTCATCTCGAGCATCAACGCGATCGACGTGGCGACCGAGATCGGCTGGAAGGGCATGCGCCCGATGACGGCCGAAGCCCTCGTGGATGCCGCGCCCGACGTTCTCGTCATGATGACGAAGGGGCTCGAATCGGTCGACGGCATCGACGGCCTGCTCGAACGCATCCCGGCCGTCGCCGAGACGCCTGCCGGCGAGAACCGCCGCATCGTCGACATGAGCGACTACGAGATCATGAGCTTCGGACCGCGCACCGCCGACGTGCTCGACGCCCTCGCACGCGCCGTCTACGCCCCCGGCGACTCGACCGACTGA
- a CDS encoding HtaA domain-containing protein produces the protein MKTPSAFARHPRRWIAAATVALLAFGAPVVTAAPAFAEEIVAVEATEAPVAPVEESAPVVDEVPAPEAEPVETEAPAEPAPVEPAPVETEAPAAPIEPAAPAVDPAPAPSLSARAEVATPTITVTEAPRAGGPVTVKGTGFAATSTGIYLGLGPAGLPGFYLGSGSLVASETVWIAVGNTAGNGAQGKSAPLEADGSFSLTVNVPAYTDGAAYALYTSKAHGQGFTDASQNTTTPVAYAAVVPEPVVPTVVVSKTTGLDPAGESITVTGSGFLPSAPATSGTRPPLAGKFTGAYVVFGSFLDTWKPSESAPSTARTAGDTKWGVLAEDMAAIGGSARGAIEITADGTFETTLTAAEFDGALADGNFGVYTYPGGGASYAPFETFTPVEFTQATPVPTVTVSKTTGLDPKGESITVTGSGFLPSAPATSGTRPPLAGKFTGAYVVFGSFLDSWKPSESAPSTARKAGDTKWGVHAEDMAAIGGSARGAIEIKPDGTFVTTLTAAEFDGALADGNFGVYTYPGGGASYAPFETFTPVEFTQATPVPTVTVSKTTGLDPKGESITVTGSGFLPSAPATSGTRPPLAGKFTGAYVVFGSFLDTWKPSESAPSTARKAGDTKWGVLAEDMAAIGGSARGAIEIKPDGTFVTTLTAAEFDGALADGNFGVYTYPGGGASYAPFETFTPVEFAAVIPEPTVPTVTVSKTTGLDPKGETVIVSGSGFLPGADTTGTRQPLAGKFGGAYIVFGTFAETWKPSENAPSNARKAHDTKWGVHAEDVALLGGASSGAIEIKPDGTFQTTLSVVKGFDGALTDGHYGIYTYSGSGAKAASFETATPISFSAGEPTEPTEPTEPADPTDAPKVTVSKSTGLDPAGETITVTGSGFVPGNGTNGSRPPLAGKFGGAYIVFGTFADSWKPSKNAPSSARAAAAETFWGVHADDVDLIGGAKAGAIPIAADGTFSVKIAVKKGFAGAIANGNYGIYTYAGSGATYAPFETYTPLSFSTGGVTPPTTPPTTPPTTPPTTPPTTPPVLAPTASGSLSWGVSTGFRDYIVGRIAQGSISVAGGATSSGSSFNFGQSGGTFSPITGLGSADYAGSVRFTGHNGLLDLTFASPTLVVTSPTTGTLSVVVNGSRVDLANVDLGSASRSVNGGAVTFSGAPATLTSAGANAFQGYYPAGEALDRVTATIGSPGAAPGGNSGTVASAPAVVTASATTIPSTPPATTGITLDATTVEQLATGKVVTISVDGFQSNETGITVVVYSTPTVLARDLVADANGVVTWTGSLPAGFAPGEHTLTFQGSISKGIVFTVPAAVDAGCVITGATLDWGFKASFRDYIQGGIARGAIEVQDGTVFADGTFSWANGTGVFDPETNAGLATFAGGIRFTGHEGVLDTTVSAPRVEVSADGSAYIVLDIVGTTQSGEPVSAQGVRFAELDGSAIERDSTGIRSSGAGATLTEEGAAAFGTYPAGEELDPVVFDLPLGECQVAPVAEADEEEAPVAAETSAAGDTDEPASLSWLVWVGAAVLALLVIGAIVLIARRRRATS, from the coding sequence GTGAAGACACCGTCTGCTTTTGCCCGCCATCCGCGTCGATGGATCGCTGCCGCGACTGTCGCGCTCCTCGCCTTCGGCGCTCCCGTCGTCACGGCGGCCCCGGCGTTCGCCGAGGAGATCGTCGCCGTCGAGGCGACGGAAGCTCCGGTCGCACCCGTCGAGGAGTCGGCGCCCGTCGTCGATGAGGTTCCCGCGCCCGAGGCTGAGCCTGTCGAGACGGAGGCTCCGGCTGAGCCTGCACCCGTGGAGCCCGCGCCGGTCGAGACGGAGGCACCCGCTGCTCCGATCGAACCTGCCGCTCCGGCTGTCGACCCCGCGCCGGCCCCCTCGCTGAGCGCTCGGGCCGAGGTCGCGACTCCCACCATCACGGTCACCGAGGCGCCGCGCGCCGGCGGGCCGGTCACGGTGAAGGGCACGGGCTTCGCCGCGACCTCGACGGGCATCTACCTGGGCCTCGGCCCGGCCGGCCTGCCCGGCTTCTACCTCGGTTCGGGGTCGCTCGTCGCGTCGGAGACCGTCTGGATCGCCGTCGGAAACACCGCGGGCAACGGTGCGCAGGGCAAGTCCGCGCCTCTCGAGGCTGATGGTTCCTTCTCGCTCACCGTCAACGTTCCGGCGTACACCGATGGCGCCGCCTACGCGCTGTACACCTCTAAGGCGCACGGTCAGGGCTTCACCGACGCGAGCCAGAACACCACGACTCCTGTCGCGTACGCGGCCGTCGTGCCGGAGCCCGTCGTTCCGACCGTCGTCGTGTCGAAGACGACCGGTCTCGACCCGGCCGGTGAGTCGATCACCGTGACAGGTTCGGGCTTCCTTCCCTCGGCTCCCGCGACGAGTGGCACTCGTCCGCCGCTGGCCGGCAAGTTCACCGGCGCCTACGTCGTCTTCGGATCGTTCCTCGACACCTGGAAGCCGTCCGAGTCGGCACCGTCGACCGCGCGCACGGCCGGCGACACCAAGTGGGGTGTACTCGCCGAGGACATGGCCGCGATCGGCGGTTCGGCTCGCGGTGCGATCGAGATCACCGCTGATGGCACGTTCGAAACCACGCTGACGGCCGCCGAGTTCGACGGCGCTCTCGCCGACGGCAACTTCGGTGTCTACACGTACCCCGGTGGCGGCGCGAGCTACGCCCCGTTCGAGACGTTCACTCCCGTTGAGTTCACGCAGGCGACTCCGGTTCCGACCGTCACGGTGTCGAAGACGACTGGACTCGACCCCAAGGGTGAGTCGATCACTGTCACGGGCTCGGGCTTCCTTCCGTCGGCTCCGGCGACGAGTGGCACTCGTCCGCCGCTCGCCGGCAAGTTCACCGGCGCTTACGTCGTCTTCGGATCGTTCCTCGACTCGTGGAAGCCCAGCGAATCTGCACCGTCGACCGCGCGCAAGGCCGGCGACACCAAGTGGGGCGTCCACGCTGAGGACATGGCCGCCATCGGTGGCTCGGCTCGCGGCGCGATCGAGATCAAGCCGGACGGCACGTTCGTGACGACCCTGACCGCTGCCGAGTTCGACGGCGCTCTCGCCGACGGCAACTTCGGTGTCTACACGTACCCCGGTGGCGGCGCGAGCTACGCCCCGTTCGAGACGTTCACTCCCGTTGAGTTCACGCAGGCGACTCCGGTTCCGACCGTCACGGTGTCGAAGACGACTGGACTCGACCCCAAGGGTGAGTCGATCACTGTCACGGGCTCGGGCTTCCTTCCCTCGGCTCCGGCGACGAGTGGCACTCGTCCGCCGCTCGCCGGCAAGTTCACCGGCGCCTACGTCGTCTTCGGATCGTTCCTCGACACCTGGAAGCCCAGCGAGTCGGCTCCGTCGACCGCGCGCAAGGCTGGTGATACGAAGTGGGGTGTTCTCGCTGAGGACATGGCCGCGATCGGCGGTTCGGCTCGTGGTGCGATCGAGATCAAGCCGGACGGCACGTTCGTGACGACGCTGACCGCCGCCGAGTTCGACGGCGCTCTCGCCGACGGCAACTTCGGCGTGTACACGTACCCGGGTGGTGGTGCGTCGTACGCCCCGTTCGAGACGTTCACTCCCGTCGAGTTCGCCGCCGTCATCCCCGAGCCGACGGTCCCCACGGTGACCGTCTCGAAGACGACGGGCCTTGACCCGAAGGGAGAGACGGTCATCGTCTCGGGCAGCGGATTCCTGCCCGGCGCCGACACGACGGGCACCCGCCAGCCGCTCGCCGGCAAGTTCGGCGGTGCGTATATCGTCTTCGGCACGTTCGCCGAGACGTGGAAGCCCTCGGAGAACGCTCCGTCGAACGCTCGCAAGGCGCACGATACCAAGTGGGGCGTTCACGCCGAAGACGTCGCCCTTCTCGGCGGCGCCTCGAGCGGTGCGATCGAGATCAAGCCCGACGGAACCTTCCAGACGACGCTCTCCGTCGTCAAGGGCTTCGATGGTGCCCTCACCGACGGCCACTACGGCATCTACACCTACTCGGGCAGTGGCGCCAAGGCCGCGTCGTTCGAGACCGCGACGCCGATCAGCTTCTCTGCGGGTGAACCCACCGAACCCACCGAGCCGACCGAGCCCGCTGATCCGACGGATGCCCCGAAGGTGACCGTCTCGAAGTCGACGGGCCTCGACCCCGCCGGTGAGACGATCACCGTCACGGGTTCCGGCTTCGTGCCCGGCAACGGAACGAACGGCTCGCGCCCCCCGCTCGCCGGAAAGTTCGGCGGCGCCTACATCGTGTTCGGCACGTTCGCCGACTCGTGGAAGCCCTCGAAGAACGCGCCGTCGAGCGCGCGTGCTGCCGCCGCGGAGACGTTCTGGGGCGTTCACGCCGATGACGTCGACCTCATCGGAGGCGCGAAGGCGGGTGCCATCCCGATCGCTGCCGACGGCACCTTCTCCGTGAAGATCGCTGTGAAGAAGGGCTTCGCGGGCGCCATCGCGAACGGCAACTACGGCATCTACACCTACGCCGGTTCCGGTGCGACGTACGCCCCCTTCGAGACCTACACGCCCCTGTCGTTCTCGACCGGTGGAGTCACTCCGCCCACGACGCCGCCGACCACTCCTCCGACGACGCCTCCCACGACGCCGCCGACGACCCCTCCCGTGCTGGCACCGACCGCGTCGGGCTCGCTCTCGTGGGGTGTCTCGACGGGCTTCCGTGACTACATCGTCGGCAGGATCGCCCAGGGCAGCATCTCGGTCGCCGGGGGAGCCACGTCATCGGGCTCGAGCTTCAACTTCGGCCAGTCGGGCGGAACCTTCAGCCCCATCACGGGTCTCGGTTCGGCCGACTACGCCGGAAGTGTGCGCTTCACGGGGCACAACGGTCTACTCGACCTCACCTTCGCCTCGCCGACGCTCGTCGTGACGAGCCCGACGACGGGAACCCTCTCGGTCGTCGTCAACGGCAGCCGCGTCGACCTCGCGAACGTCGACCTGGGCTCGGCGAGCCGTTCGGTGAACGGCGGGGCCGTCACCTTCTCGGGAGCCCCCGCGACGTTGACCTCCGCCGGCGCGAACGCCTTCCAGGGCTACTACCCGGCCGGCGAGGCGCTCGACCGCGTCACCGCGACGATCGGCTCGCCCGGTGCGGCACCCGGCGGCAATTCCGGCACCGTCGCGTCGGCACCCGCTGTCGTGACCGCGAGCGCGACGACGATCCCGTCGACGCCGCCCGCGACGACCGGCATCACGCTGGACGCCACGACGGTCGAACAGCTCGCCACCGGCAAGGTCGTGACGATCTCGGTCGACGGCTTCCAGTCGAACGAGACCGGCATCACCGTCGTCGTCTACTCGACGCCGACCGTGCTGGCGCGCGACCTCGTCGCCGATGCCAACGGTGTCGTCACCTGGACGGGTTCGCTTCCCGCGGGCTTCGCGCCCGGTGAGCACACGCTCACTTTCCAGGGCTCGATCTCGAAGGGCATCGTCTTCACGGTTCCCGCTGCGGTCGACGCAGGCTGCGTCATCACCGGCGCGACGCTCGACTGGGGCTTCAAGGCGAGCTTCCGCGACTACATCCAGGGCGGCATCGCCCGGGGCGCGATCGAGGTGCAGGACGGAACCGTCTTCGCCGACGGAACCTTCTCGTGGGCGAACGGCACGGGCGTCTTCGACCCCGAGACGAACGCCGGACTCGCGACCTTCGCCGGAGGCATCCGTTTCACCGGCCACGAGGGTGTGCTCGACACGACCGTGTCGGCGCCCCGCGTCGAGGTCTCGGCCGACGGCTCGGCGTACATCGTGCTCGACATCGTCGGCACGACGCAGTCGGGTGAGCCCGTCTCGGCGCAGGGCGTGCGCTTCGCCGAACTCGACGGCTCGGCGATCGAGCGCGACTCGACCGGCATCCGTTCCTCCGGTGCGGGTGCGACCCTGACCGAGGAGGGCGCCGCCGCGTTCGGCACCTACCCGGCCGGGGAAGAGCTCGACCCCGTCGTGTTCGACCTGCCGCTCGGTGAATGCCAGGTGGCTCCCGTCGCCGAGGCCGACGAGGAGGAGGCGCCCGTCGCCGCCGAGACGTCCGCCGCGGGCGACACCGATGAGCCGGCCTCGCTCTCGTGGCTCGTGTGGGTCGGCGCGGCAGTGCTCGCACTCCTCGTCATCGGCGCCATCGTGCTCATCGCCCGTCGCCGCCGCGCGACGAGCTGA
- the purF gene encoding amidophosphoribosyltransferase has protein sequence MCGIVGIVSTDPVNQQIYDSLLLLQHRGQDSTGIATADSSSIFHIAKAKGQVREAFRTRDMRALLGNMGLGHVRYATKGAAEREEEAQPFYVNAPYGIILVHNGNLTNTRELSTDLFSIDRRHVNSASDTEMLLNVLATELQGQIKGLELDPDQVFEAVAQVHERVEGSYAVIAMIAGYGLLAFRDPFGIRPLILGRRLTEAGKEEWIVASESLVLENGDYEIVRDVAPGEAIFITLDGEMISRQCAKSPVLVPCSFEYVYLARPDSIMNGISVYEARLRMGDRLAGTVEQHMPLGDIDVVMPIPDSSRPAAMQVAQKLGIEYREGFFKNRYVGRTFIMPGQAQRRKSVRQKLNAMGTEFAGKNILIVDDSIVRGTTSKEIVEMARAAGANKVTFSSAAPPVRFPHVYGINMPSRSELIAHGRKIPEIAAELGADHMIFQEVDDLQAAITEGTSIERLDMSCFTGEYVTGSVTPEYLEWVERTQLS, from the coding sequence ATGTGCGGCATCGTCGGCATCGTCTCTACAGACCCGGTCAACCAGCAGATCTACGACAGCCTGCTGCTCCTCCAGCACCGCGGCCAGGACTCCACAGGAATCGCGACCGCCGATTCGTCGAGCATCTTCCACATCGCCAAGGCGAAGGGCCAGGTCCGCGAGGCGTTCCGCACGCGCGACATGCGCGCCCTGCTCGGCAACATGGGCCTCGGTCACGTGCGCTACGCCACGAAGGGCGCGGCCGAGCGTGAAGAAGAGGCGCAGCCGTTCTACGTGAACGCTCCGTACGGCATCATCCTCGTGCACAACGGCAACCTCACGAACACCCGTGAGCTGTCGACCGACCTGTTCTCGATCGACCGCCGTCACGTCAACAGCGCGAGCGACACCGAGATGCTCCTCAACGTCCTCGCGACCGAGCTGCAGGGCCAGATCAAGGGTCTCGAGCTCGACCCCGACCAGGTCTTCGAGGCCGTCGCCCAGGTGCACGAGCGCGTCGAGGGTTCGTACGCCGTCATCGCGATGATCGCCGGCTACGGTCTGCTCGCGTTCCGCGACCCCTTCGGCATCCGCCCGCTCATCCTCGGCCGTCGCCTCACCGAGGCCGGCAAGGAAGAGTGGATCGTCGCCTCCGAGTCGCTCGTGCTCGAGAACGGCGACTACGAGATCGTGCGCGATGTCGCCCCGGGTGAGGCGATCTTCATCACGCTCGACGGCGAGATGATCTCACGCCAGTGCGCGAAGAGCCCCGTGCTCGTGCCGTGCTCGTTCGAGTACGTTTATCTCGCCCGCCCTGACTCGATCATGAACGGCATCTCGGTCTACGAGGCCCGCCTCCGCATGGGCGACCGCCTCGCCGGCACCGTCGAGCAGCACATGCCCCTCGGAGACATCGACGTCGTCATGCCGATCCCCGACTCGTCACGCCCTGCGGCCATGCAGGTCGCGCAGAAGCTCGGCATCGAGTACCGCGAGGGCTTCTTCAAGAACCGCTACGTCGGCCGTACGTTCATCATGCCGGGGCAGGCGCAGCGTCGGAAGTCGGTGCGTCAGAAGCTCAACGCCATGGGCACCGAGTTCGCGGGCAAGAACATTCTCATCGTCGACGACTCGATCGTGCGCGGAACGACCTCGAAGGAGATCGTCGAGATGGCCCGCGCCGCCGGTGCGAACAAGGTCACGTTCTCGTCGGCCGCGCCGCCCGTGCGCTTCCCGCACGTCTACGGCATCAACATGCCGTCGCGTTCCGAGCTCATCGCGCACGGCCGCAAGATCCCCGAGATCGCCGCCGAGCTCGGCGCCGACCACATGATTTTCCAGGAGGTCGACGACCTGCAGGCCGCGATCACCGAGGGCACCTCGATCGAACGCCTCGACATGTCATGCTTCACGGGCGAATACGTCACCGGCTCGGTCACGCCCGAATACCTCGAGTGGGTCGAGCGCACACAGCTTTCCTAG
- a CDS encoding zinc-binding alcohol dehydrogenase encodes MHAGAGPSWVVRENASRLVLLALYLRDRLGIASPTDLPRLRGVAPAPPGVREVDVQDLLERQWRSWWMMTVEPEAHPSPTPLALLESYGTDVALPIEGAELLAQAITPFAAESRAWAERAAQGYPRASGARHGDSYRAYAGTIAEHEREVGRRAHSFELNVEVLPFTERGVWWIGSLTIAVTDALRADPVAFDAAIHPIIAELA; translated from the coding sequence ATGCACGCCGGTGCAGGGCCATCGTGGGTAGTTCGCGAGAACGCGAGCCGCCTCGTACTGCTCGCCCTCTACCTGCGCGACAGGCTCGGGATCGCCTCGCCGACCGACCTGCCGAGGCTCCGCGGCGTCGCACCCGCCCCACCCGGAGTGCGCGAGGTCGACGTGCAGGACCTCCTCGAACGGCAGTGGCGCTCGTGGTGGATGATGACCGTCGAGCCCGAGGCGCACCCGTCACCCACTCCGCTCGCGCTCCTCGAGAGCTACGGCACTGATGTCGCCCTGCCGATCGAGGGCGCCGAACTCCTCGCCCAGGCGATCACGCCCTTCGCGGCGGAGAGCCGCGCGTGGGCCGAGCGCGCCGCGCAGGGCTACCCGCGGGCCTCGGGCGCCCGGCACGGTGACAGCTACCGCGCGTACGCCGGAACGATCGCCGAGCACGAACGCGAGGTCGGTCGACGCGCGCACTCGTTCGAGCTGAACGTCGAGGTGCTGCCCTTCACCGAGCGCGGCGTCTGGTGGATCGGATCGCTCACGATCGCCGTGACCGATGCGCTCCGCGCCGATCCCGTCGCCTTCGACGCCGCCATCCACCCGATCATCGCGGAGCTCGCCTGA